One genomic segment of Scylla paramamosain isolate STU-SP2022 chromosome 9, ASM3559412v1, whole genome shotgun sequence includes these proteins:
- the LOC135103523 gene encoding uncharacterized protein LOC135103523 isoform X1: MSPVLPHRKPITHHTPKSSPQIQRPKKPLPPPPPPPPPAEPAQPANMSSSGRLDGGLCCSVCMEGYTEEERRPLMLPACGHTFCKQCMSTVMAREGERGTFLCPTCRRPQPVRAVVDLPVNYSLLEVARKEALSSGSSSATSSNSRHKEDVPKPGESCPEHGSRLAFWCVSCETAACGECLFDRHPRPTHDLIRLQDQLHTLQERTRIRAVRLVSQLISAAEENVAGVRAALVMVVEYLRQRKVLDDLARRARTAREAAKAARDYGDVTSVRDTIEAIQRNFEEAAITTTNRVCVSDPPSPSRSSSSSSPSSPSTSMGSSPVEDPHPTSVGDLHVSQETTLERSPPTNEPQVPDKHSVLSPASPPASATPLTSPPLPPATLAWSSPPRDAPNTPSPPLAAPPTWPPLLCGALSGNWTSSRISLEPRGLHVYALRPMKDKCDLFVNMGVVTGLVPLNAPEVFLELHDGNEALGRVYITLQSHLHRAQQFLTLCVGEKGPSFRNSLFHSVLRRSGTGEGLLGGDYEGKAGKGGAAIFGGVQGEEEVAKRCERGMVVRGSPRAEMAAQFCIMVRDGPRNKTVFPFGRVSKGMSVVEEACTRPALTVGVLECGWVLPV; this comes from the exons ATGTCTCCAGTCCTCCCGCACAGAAAACCCATAACCCATCACACTCCGAAGTCCTCCCCTCAAATCCAGCGCCCTAAGAAGCcactcccgccgccgccgccgccgccgcctccagcagagcccgcccagccagccaacaTGTCTTCTTCAGGGAGGCTGGATGGGGGCCTTTGCTGCTCCGTATGCATGGAGGGCTACACGGAAGAGGAGCGTCGTCCCCTCATGCTCCCAGCCTGTGGCCACACCTTCTGCAAACAGTGCATGTCAACCGTGATGGCgcgagaaggggagagag GTACTTTCCTCTGCCCCACTTGCCGGCGCCCCCAGCCTGTGAGAGCTGTGGTGGACCTGCCCGTCAATTATTCTCTCCTAGAGGTGGCGCGGAAGGAGGCTCTCTCTTCTGGATCCTCCTCCGCCACCAGCAGTAATTCTCGCCACAAGGAAGACGTCCCTAAGCCT GGGGAGAGCTGCCCTGAGCACGGTTCCCGTCTGGCCTTCTGGTGCGTGAGCTGTGAGACAGCCGCCTGTGGAGAGTGTCTCTTTGACCGGCACCCGAGACCAACCCATGACCTCATCCGCCTCCAGGACCAGCTGCACACCCTTCAGGAG AGAACGCGGATTCGGGCGGTGCGTCTTGTGAGTCAGTTGATATCCGCAGCGGAAGAGAACGTGGCGGGAGTGCGGGCggcgttggtgatggtggtggagtacCTCCGACAAAGAAAAGTTTTGGACGATCTGGCACGGAGGGCGAGGACAGCGCGGGAGGCAGCAAAGGCAGCACGAGATTATGGCGACGTCACCTCTGTCAGGGACACCATCGAGGCCATTCAGAGGAACTTTGAGGAAGCGGCGATCACAACCACTAACAGGGTGTGTGTCAGCGACCCGCCAAGTCCCtcccgctcttcctcctcttcctccccaagctcaccctccacctccatggGATCTTCACCGGTTGAAGACCCACATCCGACATCTGTCGGCGACCTTCACGTCTCTCAGGAGACGACTCTGGAGAGGTCCCCGCCCACCAATGAGCCTCAGGTGCCAGACAAACACTCCGTTCTGTCCCCAGCTTCGCCACCGGCCTCCGCCACGcctctcacctccccacccCTGCCGCCGGCGACCCTGGCCTGGTCCTCCCCACCAAGGGACGCCCCAAACACACCGTCACCGCCGCTAG CAGCGCCGCCCACCTGGCCGCCCCTGCTGTGTGGTGCCCTCAGCGGCAACTGGACCTCAAGCAGAATAAGCCTCGAGCCGCGGGGCCTCCACGTCTACGCCCTCAGGCCCATGAAGGATAAATGTGACCTCTTCGTCAAC ATGGGCGTGGTGACGGGCCTGGTGCCTCTGAACGCCCCCGAAGTATTCCTGGAGCTGCATGATGGTAACGAGGCACTCGGCAGGGTTTATATCACCTTGCAG aGTCACCTCCACCGCGCTCAGCAGTTCCTCACCTTATGTGTGGGTGAAAAAGGTCCTTCGTTCAGGAACTCCCTCTTCCACTCGGTGTTACGAAGGAGTGGCACAGGGGAGGGCCTCCTGGGCGGCGACTACGAAGGGAAGGCGGGGAAGGGCGGGGCTGCCATCTTTGGAGGCGTACAAGGCGAGGAAGAGGTGGCGAAGAGATGCGAGAGGGGAATG GTGGTCCGTGGCAGTCCCCGAGCGGAGATGGCGGCCCAGTTCTGCATTATGGTGCGGGACGGTCCAAGGAACAAGACTGTCTTTCCCTTCGGCCGGGTGAGCAAGGGCATGAGCGTGGTGGAGGAGGCGTGCACCAGACCAGCGCTGACAGTGGGCGTGTTGGAGTGCGGCTGGGTCTTGCCTGTGTAA
- the LOC135103523 gene encoding uncharacterized protein LOC135103523 isoform X3 — MVVSFVCVFVFPVVVVVVVVVLCMDCKQMSPVLPHRKPITHHTPKSSPQIQRPKKPLPPPPPPPPPAEPAQPANMSSSGRLDGGLCCSVCMEGYTEEERRPLMLPACGHTFCKQCMSTVMAREGERGTFLCPTCRRPQPVRAVVDLPVNYSLLEVARKEALSSGSSSATSSNSRHKEDVPKPGESCPEHGSRLAFWCVSCETAACGECLFDRHPRPTHDLIRLQDQLHTLQERTRIRAVRLVSQLISAAEENVAGVRAALVMVVEYLRQRKVLDDLARRARTAREAAKAARDYGDVTSVRDTIEAIQRNFEEAAITTTNRVCVSDPPSPSRSSSSSSPSSPSTSMGSSPVEDPHPTSVGDLHVSQETTLERSPPTNEPQVPDKHSVLSPASPPASATPLTSPPLPPATLAWSSPPRDAPNTPSPPLAAPPTWPPLLCGALSGNWTSSRISLEPRGLHVYALRPMKDKCDLFVNMGVVTGLVPLNAPEVFLELHDGNEALGRVYITLQSHLHRAQQFLTLCVGEKGPSFRNSLFHSVLRRSGTGEGLLGGDYEGKAGKGGAAIFGGVQGEEEVAKRCERGMVVRGSPRAEMAAQFCIMVRDGPRNKTVFPFGRVSKGMSVVEEACTRPALTVGVLECGWVLPV, encoded by the exons ATGGTggtctcctttgtgtgtgtgtttgtcttcccagtggtggtggtggtggtggtggtggtgctttgtATGGACTGTAAG CAGATGTCTCCAGTCCTCCCGCACAGAAAACCCATAACCCATCACACTCCGAAGTCCTCCCCTCAAATCCAGCGCCCTAAGAAGCcactcccgccgccgccgccgccgccgcctccagcagagcccgcccagccagccaacaTGTCTTCTTCAGGGAGGCTGGATGGGGGCCTTTGCTGCTCCGTATGCATGGAGGGCTACACGGAAGAGGAGCGTCGTCCCCTCATGCTCCCAGCCTGTGGCCACACCTTCTGCAAACAGTGCATGTCAACCGTGATGGCgcgagaaggggagagag GTACTTTCCTCTGCCCCACTTGCCGGCGCCCCCAGCCTGTGAGAGCTGTGGTGGACCTGCCCGTCAATTATTCTCTCCTAGAGGTGGCGCGGAAGGAGGCTCTCTCTTCTGGATCCTCCTCCGCCACCAGCAGTAATTCTCGCCACAAGGAAGACGTCCCTAAGCCT GGGGAGAGCTGCCCTGAGCACGGTTCCCGTCTGGCCTTCTGGTGCGTGAGCTGTGAGACAGCCGCCTGTGGAGAGTGTCTCTTTGACCGGCACCCGAGACCAACCCATGACCTCATCCGCCTCCAGGACCAGCTGCACACCCTTCAGGAG AGAACGCGGATTCGGGCGGTGCGTCTTGTGAGTCAGTTGATATCCGCAGCGGAAGAGAACGTGGCGGGAGTGCGGGCggcgttggtgatggtggtggagtacCTCCGACAAAGAAAAGTTTTGGACGATCTGGCACGGAGGGCGAGGACAGCGCGGGAGGCAGCAAAGGCAGCACGAGATTATGGCGACGTCACCTCTGTCAGGGACACCATCGAGGCCATTCAGAGGAACTTTGAGGAAGCGGCGATCACAACCACTAACAGGGTGTGTGTCAGCGACCCGCCAAGTCCCtcccgctcttcctcctcttcctccccaagctcaccctccacctccatggGATCTTCACCGGTTGAAGACCCACATCCGACATCTGTCGGCGACCTTCACGTCTCTCAGGAGACGACTCTGGAGAGGTCCCCGCCCACCAATGAGCCTCAGGTGCCAGACAAACACTCCGTTCTGTCCCCAGCTTCGCCACCGGCCTCCGCCACGcctctcacctccccacccCTGCCGCCGGCGACCCTGGCCTGGTCCTCCCCACCAAGGGACGCCCCAAACACACCGTCACCGCCGCTAG CAGCGCCGCCCACCTGGCCGCCCCTGCTGTGTGGTGCCCTCAGCGGCAACTGGACCTCAAGCAGAATAAGCCTCGAGCCGCGGGGCCTCCACGTCTACGCCCTCAGGCCCATGAAGGATAAATGTGACCTCTTCGTCAAC ATGGGCGTGGTGACGGGCCTGGTGCCTCTGAACGCCCCCGAAGTATTCCTGGAGCTGCATGATGGTAACGAGGCACTCGGCAGGGTTTATATCACCTTGCAG aGTCACCTCCACCGCGCTCAGCAGTTCCTCACCTTATGTGTGGGTGAAAAAGGTCCTTCGTTCAGGAACTCCCTCTTCCACTCGGTGTTACGAAGGAGTGGCACAGGGGAGGGCCTCCTGGGCGGCGACTACGAAGGGAAGGCGGGGAAGGGCGGGGCTGCCATCTTTGGAGGCGTACAAGGCGAGGAAGAGGTGGCGAAGAGATGCGAGAGGGGAATG GTGGTCCGTGGCAGTCCCCGAGCGGAGATGGCGGCCCAGTTCTGCATTATGGTGCGGGACGGTCCAAGGAACAAGACTGTCTTTCCCTTCGGCCGGGTGAGCAAGGGCATGAGCGTGGTGGAGGAGGCGTGCACCAGACCAGCGCTGACAGTGGGCGTGTTGGAGTGCGGCTGGGTCTTGCCTGTGTAA
- the LOC135103523 gene encoding uncharacterized protein LOC135103523 isoform X2, which produces MSPVLPHRKPITHHTPKSSPQIQRPKKPLPPPPPPPPPAEPAQPANMSSSGRLDGGLCCSVCMEGYTEEERRPLMLPACGHTFCKQCMSTVMAREGERGTFLCPTCRRPQPVRAVVDLPVNYSLLEVARKEALSSGSSSATSSNSRHKEDVPKPGESCPEHGSRLAFWCVSCETAACGECLFDRHPRPTHDLIRLQDQLHTLQERTRIRAVRLVSQLISAAEENVAGVRAALVMVVEYLRQRKVLDDLARRARTAREAAKAARDYGDVTSVRDTIEAIQRNFEEAAITTTNRVCVSDPPSPSRSSSSSSPSSPSTSMGSSPVEDPHPTSVGDLHVSQETTLERSPPTNEPQVPDKHSVLSPASPPASATPLTSPPLPPATLAWSSPPRDAPNTPSPPLAPPTWPPLLCGALSGNWTSSRISLEPRGLHVYALRPMKDKCDLFVNMGVVTGLVPLNAPEVFLELHDGNEALGRVYITLQSHLHRAQQFLTLCVGEKGPSFRNSLFHSVLRRSGTGEGLLGGDYEGKAGKGGAAIFGGVQGEEEVAKRCERGMVVRGSPRAEMAAQFCIMVRDGPRNKTVFPFGRVSKGMSVVEEACTRPALTVGVLECGWVLPV; this is translated from the exons ATGTCTCCAGTCCTCCCGCACAGAAAACCCATAACCCATCACACTCCGAAGTCCTCCCCTCAAATCCAGCGCCCTAAGAAGCcactcccgccgccgccgccgccgccgcctccagcagagcccgcccagccagccaacaTGTCTTCTTCAGGGAGGCTGGATGGGGGCCTTTGCTGCTCCGTATGCATGGAGGGCTACACGGAAGAGGAGCGTCGTCCCCTCATGCTCCCAGCCTGTGGCCACACCTTCTGCAAACAGTGCATGTCAACCGTGATGGCgcgagaaggggagagag GTACTTTCCTCTGCCCCACTTGCCGGCGCCCCCAGCCTGTGAGAGCTGTGGTGGACCTGCCCGTCAATTATTCTCTCCTAGAGGTGGCGCGGAAGGAGGCTCTCTCTTCTGGATCCTCCTCCGCCACCAGCAGTAATTCTCGCCACAAGGAAGACGTCCCTAAGCCT GGGGAGAGCTGCCCTGAGCACGGTTCCCGTCTGGCCTTCTGGTGCGTGAGCTGTGAGACAGCCGCCTGTGGAGAGTGTCTCTTTGACCGGCACCCGAGACCAACCCATGACCTCATCCGCCTCCAGGACCAGCTGCACACCCTTCAGGAG AGAACGCGGATTCGGGCGGTGCGTCTTGTGAGTCAGTTGATATCCGCAGCGGAAGAGAACGTGGCGGGAGTGCGGGCggcgttggtgatggtggtggagtacCTCCGACAAAGAAAAGTTTTGGACGATCTGGCACGGAGGGCGAGGACAGCGCGGGAGGCAGCAAAGGCAGCACGAGATTATGGCGACGTCACCTCTGTCAGGGACACCATCGAGGCCATTCAGAGGAACTTTGAGGAAGCGGCGATCACAACCACTAACAGGGTGTGTGTCAGCGACCCGCCAAGTCCCtcccgctcttcctcctcttcctccccaagctcaccctccacctccatggGATCTTCACCGGTTGAAGACCCACATCCGACATCTGTCGGCGACCTTCACGTCTCTCAGGAGACGACTCTGGAGAGGTCCCCGCCCACCAATGAGCCTCAGGTGCCAGACAAACACTCCGTTCTGTCCCCAGCTTCGCCACCGGCCTCCGCCACGcctctcacctccccacccCTGCCGCCGGCGACCCTGGCCTGGTCCTCCCCACCAAGGGACGCCCCAAACACACCGTCACCGCCGCTAG CGCCGCCCACCTGGCCGCCCCTGCTGTGTGGTGCCCTCAGCGGCAACTGGACCTCAAGCAGAATAAGCCTCGAGCCGCGGGGCCTCCACGTCTACGCCCTCAGGCCCATGAAGGATAAATGTGACCTCTTCGTCAAC ATGGGCGTGGTGACGGGCCTGGTGCCTCTGAACGCCCCCGAAGTATTCCTGGAGCTGCATGATGGTAACGAGGCACTCGGCAGGGTTTATATCACCTTGCAG aGTCACCTCCACCGCGCTCAGCAGTTCCTCACCTTATGTGTGGGTGAAAAAGGTCCTTCGTTCAGGAACTCCCTCTTCCACTCGGTGTTACGAAGGAGTGGCACAGGGGAGGGCCTCCTGGGCGGCGACTACGAAGGGAAGGCGGGGAAGGGCGGGGCTGCCATCTTTGGAGGCGTACAAGGCGAGGAAGAGGTGGCGAAGAGATGCGAGAGGGGAATG GTGGTCCGTGGCAGTCCCCGAGCGGAGATGGCGGCCCAGTTCTGCATTATGGTGCGGGACGGTCCAAGGAACAAGACTGTCTTTCCCTTCGGCCGGGTGAGCAAGGGCATGAGCGTGGTGGAGGAGGCGTGCACCAGACCAGCGCTGACAGTGGGCGTGTTGGAGTGCGGCTGGGTCTTGCCTGTGTAA